The Leptospirales bacterium genome includes a region encoding these proteins:
- a CDS encoding DEAD/DEAH box helicase has product MNLPQFLDFLNADPHFSPCITGSVTLPAADAEYASAPPELDPRLLRALQGRGIRQLYSHQSEAVSAALSGKNTVVVTPTASGKSLTYMLPIFQRKLEKPHARALLLFPTKALSQDQQSALNLFNDACGTDFRIFTYDGDTPPAARRKILEAGDFVITNPDMLHAGILPHHTQWIKLFENLEFVVLDEVHTYRGVFGSHVANLLRRLQRIAAFYGARPQFLASSATILNPGEHAERLVEQRFHLVNRNGAPRGERNIVFYNPPVVNRQLGIRASSLKEAAALGAFLLKNHISTIFFCRSRMRVELLFTYLCERCPELRQQIRAYRGGYLPNERRRIERELREGKVIGVVSTNALELGVDIGLLEVSVTLGYPGSISSLLQQFGRAGRRGGPSLSVLLATSDGSDQYLISHPDAFLEKNPEQAMINADNLLIAADHIKCAAFELPFSEGDTFGAFPGLKEVLDYLSERRILNKSGEKYHWMSDVYPANTFSMRSGPRENFAIIDVTEKSREEVIGEIDLFAAPVTVHEHAIYIHQGRQYYVEQLLWEDRQARVRRIDVDYYTDAQDKVELTVLEEEERPRRGGFDLRRGELMLRVKAVMFKKIKLETHENLGWGDIHTPEIEMHTQGAWILVPEEHPLHRRLPAAQLGAALNAAASALGVVAPLFTLCDPRDIRVRAEVRMVSFRLPAIYFYDSFPGGLELSYRIIENLPVVAAAARQLVADCVCNDGCPSCTGAPAEEGNLKALATEMLGFLCEDGAAFASELSPTQEHSPLETVRSRASASPGSKE; this is encoded by the coding sequence TTCTGGAAAAAACACGGTGGTGGTCACGCCTACGGCCTCGGGCAAATCGCTGACCTACATGCTTCCAATCTTTCAGCGCAAGCTAGAGAAGCCACACGCTCGCGCCCTGCTACTCTTTCCAACCAAGGCCTTATCCCAGGATCAGCAATCGGCTCTAAATCTCTTCAACGACGCCTGTGGCACGGACTTTCGCATCTTCACCTACGATGGCGATACGCCTCCAGCAGCGCGCCGGAAGATTCTGGAGGCCGGCGACTTTGTCATCACCAATCCGGATATGCTGCATGCCGGAATCCTGCCGCATCACACGCAATGGATCAAGCTCTTTGAGAACCTGGAGTTCGTGGTACTCGACGAAGTTCATACCTACCGCGGCGTTTTTGGCAGTCATGTTGCCAATCTGCTGCGGCGCTTGCAGCGCATTGCCGCCTTCTATGGCGCGCGCCCGCAATTTCTGGCAAGCTCGGCAACTATTCTAAATCCAGGCGAGCACGCTGAACGTCTTGTTGAACAAAGATTTCATTTGGTAAACCGGAACGGGGCTCCGCGCGGCGAGCGCAACATAGTGTTCTACAATCCGCCGGTCGTGAATCGGCAACTTGGAATCCGCGCTTCTTCTCTAAAGGAAGCGGCGGCGCTTGGCGCCTTCTTGCTCAAGAATCACATTTCGACCATTTTCTTTTGTCGCAGCCGGATGCGCGTCGAACTGCTTTTCACCTACCTCTGCGAACGGTGTCCAGAATTGCGCCAGCAGATACGAGCGTATCGCGGCGGCTATCTGCCCAACGAGCGACGTCGCATTGAGCGAGAGCTGCGCGAAGGCAAAGTAATCGGCGTCGTCAGCACCAACGCTCTGGAGCTGGGCGTAGATATTGGCCTTCTGGAAGTCTCGGTTACTTTAGGCTATCCGGGCAGCATAAGCAGTCTTTTGCAACAGTTTGGCCGGGCTGGTCGGCGCGGCGGTCCTTCGTTGTCGGTGCTGCTTGCTACTTCTGACGGCAGCGATCAGTATCTGATTTCGCATCCCGATGCATTTCTGGAAAAGAATCCGGAACAGGCGATGATCAATGCTGACAATCTGCTGATTGCTGCAGATCACATCAAGTGTGCAGCTTTTGAACTTCCCTTTTCCGAAGGCGATACGTTTGGCGCCTTTCCGGGCCTGAAGGAGGTGCTCGACTACCTGAGTGAACGACGCATCTTGAATAAGAGCGGCGAAAAGTATCACTGGATGAGCGATGTCTATCCCGCAAATACCTTCAGCATGCGCTCTGGCCCGCGCGAGAACTTTGCGATCATCGACGTTACGGAAAAAAGTCGGGAGGAGGTAATTGGAGAAATTGATCTGTTCGCAGCGCCGGTTACTGTTCACGAACATGCCATCTACATTCATCAGGGGCGGCAGTATTACGTGGAGCAACTATTGTGGGAAGATCGCCAGGCCCGCGTTCGCCGCATCGACGTCGACTATTATACTGATGCGCAAGATAAAGTTGAGCTTACGGTTCTTGAGGAAGAGGAGCGTCCGCGACGCGGCGGATTCGATCTTCGCCGCGGCGAACTGATGCTGCGCGTCAAGGCCGTGATGTTTAAGAAAATCAAACTGGAGACCCATGAAAATCTGGGATGGGGCGACATACATACTCCGGAAATTGAAATGCATACTCAGGGCGCCTGGATTCTGGTACCCGAGGAACATCCGCTTCATCGTCGTCTGCCCGCTGCTCAACTTGGAGCAGCCTTGAATGCTGCAGCCTCTGCGCTTGGAGTTGTAGCGCCTTTGTTTACGTTATGTGATCCGCGCGACATCCGGGTACGCGCCGAAGTTCGCATGGTTAGTTTCCGCCTGCCGGCGATCTATTTTTACGATTCCTTTCCGGGCGGCCTGGAACTCAGCTATCGCATTATCGAAAATCTACCGGTTGTCGCCGCCGCAGCCCGACAGCTCGTAGCCGATTGCGTCTGCAACGATGGCTGTCCTTCCTGCACCGGTGCGCCTGCGGAAGAGGGCAACCTGAAGGCGCTGGCGACGGAGATGCTTGGATTCCTGTGCGAAGACGGCGCAGCATTTGCCAGCGAACTATCGCCGACTCAGGAACATTCGCCTTTGGAGACAGTTCGCTCCAGGGCGTCGGCCTCCCCCGGTTCAAAAGAATGA